Proteins encoded in a region of the Balneola sp. genome:
- a CDS encoding acyl carrier protein, giving the protein MSIDVEKLIKEVLFLEEGITLTDSMGPNDIDSWDSLGHINIISAIEDEFEIEMDPEEIIEISTIADIKELLNKKLKD; this is encoded by the coding sequence ATGAGTATAGATGTAGAAAAACTTATTAAGGAAGTATTATTTCTGGAAGAGGGAATTACATTGACTGATAGTATGGGGCCTAATGATATTGATTCATGGGACTCATTGGGGCATATTAATATCATATCAGCAATAGAAGATGAATTCGAAATCGAAATGGATCCAGAGGAGATTATTGAAATCAGTACTATTGCTGACATCAAGGAATTACTGAACAAAAAACTCAAAGATTAA
- a CDS encoding lipopolysaccharide biosynthesis protein → MSSLSDKAVVGVFWAGVEKFGGKAIQFASTIVLARILTPEDYGLIASIIIVFAVAQVLIDSGFSQALIREKNITDQDRATTFYVNLIIAFLLSILIWFSAEPISVFYENDTLINLTKLMAVTPLISSLSIIQRAQFIHQINFKGHAFVYLVAFLLSSVLAIYAAVEGLGVWALAIQYVSMAFFTSLLFWIVNPWIPKGFIRKESFERLFGFGYKLMLSGLLDISFKNLYKVLIAKYFQFSILGFYSQAENIKNSISENLIGSVTRANYTTLSKVKDDQERITDAHIKTVQVTSYFVFPIMTGLILVAEPFIITLIGSKWAPSVPILQVIAIAGMINHLQVLNTDVLKIFGHSGLLLKLQIIKKTGVLIAIIIGIQYGFWGLIIGQVISSYFSLFLNMRYTAKLIIYPIADQIKDIIHVLLYSLPMIAIVFVIDGIQFELIWVRLIILILVGAGTYLGTSFILKPIFFKNMIYILRPKFKMLNRIKV, encoded by the coding sequence ATGTCATCGTTATCAGATAAGGCAGTAGTAGGAGTCTTTTGGGCTGGTGTTGAAAAGTTCGGTGGAAAGGCCATACAGTTTGCTTCAACTATTGTATTAGCTCGAATTTTAACTCCTGAAGATTATGGATTAATAGCATCCATAATTATTGTATTTGCCGTTGCCCAGGTTTTAATAGATAGTGGATTTAGTCAGGCTTTAATTAGAGAAAAGAATATCACCGACCAGGACAGGGCTACTACTTTTTATGTTAATCTAATAATAGCCTTTCTGTTATCAATTCTTATATGGTTTTCGGCTGAGCCCATTAGTGTGTTTTATGAAAATGATACACTGATAAACTTGACAAAATTAATGGCAGTTACCCCATTAATTTCTTCCCTCTCAATTATCCAGCGAGCGCAATTCATACATCAAATTAATTTCAAAGGGCATGCTTTTGTTTATCTGGTCGCTTTTTTGTTAAGCTCGGTACTCGCTATTTATGCAGCAGTAGAAGGCCTGGGTGTTTGGGCCTTAGCTATACAATATGTAAGTATGGCTTTTTTTACTTCACTGTTATTCTGGATAGTCAATCCATGGATACCCAAAGGGTTTATAAGGAAGGAATCCTTTGAAAGGCTTTTTGGCTTTGGTTATAAGTTAATGCTGTCGGGGTTGTTGGATATCAGTTTTAAAAATTTGTACAAAGTATTAATTGCCAAATACTTCCAGTTTAGTATTCTGGGCTTTTACTCACAGGCTGAAAACATTAAAAATTCGATCTCAGAAAATTTAATAGGATCTGTGACAAGAGCTAATTACACAACACTATCGAAAGTAAAAGACGACCAAGAGAGAATAACAGACGCTCACATAAAAACAGTTCAGGTAACGTCTTACTTCGTTTTTCCCATAATGACCGGTCTGATATTAGTCGCAGAACCATTTATTATTACGTTAATAGGGTCTAAATGGGCTCCCTCCGTACCAATACTACAGGTAATAGCTATAGCTGGAATGATTAATCATTTACAGGTTTTGAATACCGATGTACTAAAAATATTTGGGCATTCAGGCCTGTTGCTGAAATTGCAAATTATAAAGAAGACTGGGGTACTAATCGCAATTATTATTGGAATTCAATATGGTTTTTGGGGATTGATAATTGGGCAGGTAATCAGTTCATATTTTTCTCTATTCTTGAATATGAGATACACTGCAAAGTTGATTATTTACCCAATAGCGGATCAAATTAAAGATATAATACACGTTCTACTATATTCATTACCAATGATTGCAATAGTATTCGTTATTGATGGTATTCAATTCGAATTAATCTGGGTCAGATTGATAATTCTTATTCTCGTGGGAGCAGGAACTTATCTAGGTACTAGTTTTATTTTGAAGCCAATTTTCTTCAAAAATATGATTTATATTTTAAGGCCTAAATTTAAAATGCTAAATAGAATTAAGGTTTGA
- a CDS encoding long-chain fatty acid--CoA ligase, with product MNQSNSIVEGFFSSAERFPKKTAIIWKGETLSYEEVSVNTRKVAAFLKKNGISKGDRVCFYGEKSPLFVYAYLATHLLGAVAIPLDVKLPKTAVQDVFSITEPKIILHPTQNELSLLQFPFDDQLLGTEPLVEYEFPDRSDLADILFTTGTTGSGKGVQLIHQNILAGATNSNEFIGNDHSDTEIIPLPLHHAFGLRRVRTNLYLGATIILVDGFMFPKLFFEAIEHWGATGICLVPAGFLVIKKLIKDRYIPYFRQLKYIEFGSSSMNIEDKREIAASLPTTRICMHYGLTEVAANIFTEFHDFNEKLESLGKPSPNVSVSILDELGNPCKNYEVGEVSVKGEIQTIGYWKNDKLSGDSFINGWFKTGDLGYLDEEGFVFLSGRKDDVINVGGKKVFPTEIEYALNQHPAIKDSACISVSDGKEVTGEKIKAFIQFEDGSKIEDKELVLFLSDKLEPYKIPRIFKSAESIPYTKSGKKQREQLKSNPKENA from the coding sequence TTGAATCAATCTAACTCTATTGTTGAAGGTTTCTTTTCAAGTGCAGAAAGGTTTCCCAAAAAAACTGCGATTATCTGGAAAGGTGAGACTCTGAGCTATGAGGAAGTGTCGGTCAACACTCGAAAAGTAGCTGCCTTTTTAAAAAAAAATGGTATTTCAAAAGGTGATAGAGTGTGCTTTTATGGGGAGAAGAGTCCACTATTCGTATATGCTTATTTAGCAACTCATTTGTTGGGAGCAGTTGCCATTCCTTTGGATGTCAAACTTCCTAAAACAGCTGTACAAGACGTATTTAGTATTACAGAGCCTAAAATAATCCTACATCCTACTCAAAATGAGCTTTCGTTACTTCAGTTTCCATTTGATGATCAATTACTGGGTACTGAACCTTTAGTTGAATATGAATTTCCGGATAGGAGCGATTTAGCAGATATTCTATTTACAACCGGAACAACAGGTTCTGGTAAAGGAGTACAGCTTATACATCAGAATATTTTAGCAGGAGCAACCAACTCTAATGAATTTATAGGGAATGATCATTCAGATACGGAAATAATCCCACTTCCTTTGCACCATGCCTTTGGGTTAAGGCGTGTTCGCACAAATCTTTATTTGGGAGCTACCATAATTTTGGTTGATGGCTTTATGTTTCCCAAGCTTTTTTTTGAGGCTATTGAGCATTGGGGAGCAACAGGTATTTGTTTGGTTCCTGCAGGTTTTCTGGTAATCAAAAAACTTATCAAGGATCGATATATTCCGTACTTCCGGCAATTGAAGTATATCGAATTTGGTAGTTCGTCAATGAATATTGAAGATAAAAGAGAGATTGCAGCAAGTTTACCTACTACCAGAATTTGTATGCACTATGGCTTAACTGAAGTAGCTGCTAACATTTTCACGGAGTTTCATGACTTCAATGAAAAGCTGGAATCTTTGGGAAAGCCCAGTCCAAATGTAAGTGTAAGTATCCTAGACGAATTGGGTAATCCATGTAAGAATTATGAAGTAGGGGAAGTTTCTGTTAAAGGAGAAATACAGACCATTGGCTATTGGAAAAATGATAAGCTTTCCGGTGACTCTTTTATAAATGGCTGGTTCAAAACGGGTGATCTAGGTTATCTAGATGAAGAAGGTTTTGTCTTTTTAAGTGGGCGCAAAGATGATGTAATTAATGTAGGGGGTAAAAAAGTATTCCCTACTGAAATCGAGTATGCGTTAAATCAACATCCTGCTATCAAAGATAGTGCTTGTATTTCAGTTAGCGATGGAAAAGAAGTTACCGGTGAAAAGATTAAGGCGTTTATTCAGTTCGAAGATGGAAGTAAAATAGAAGATAAAGAGCTTGTATTGTTCTTATCGGATAAGCTGGAGCCCTATAAAATTCCAAGAATATTCAAATCTGCGGAAAGCATACCATATACAAAGTCGGGGAAAAAACAGAGAGAACAACTGAAATCTAATCCAAAAGAGAACGCATAA
- a CDS encoding DegT/DnrJ/EryC1/StrS family aminotransferase: protein MIQVTKPFFPPLEEYSEYLKGAWDREWITNNGPLVNRLEEELISYLGIDNLLFTGNGTIALQIAIKALELKGEIITTPFTYVATASSIFWEGCTPVFVDIDNSTFNIDSDKIESAITDQTSAILATHVFGNPCEVERIGEIARRNNLKVIYDAAHCFGTTFKGKSIFNWGDISTASFHATKIYHTVEGGAVISSNSNLFQRMRYMRNFGHDGPYKFNGVGINGKNSELHAAMGLTNLKYIDEILHKREQQFLFYKECLEGLELEFQKPESEAEINHSYFPIVLSNEEVTGKLELELAENEIFARRYFYPSLNTLDYLSGEVPISEDIAARILCLPLYHDLKNSEQAKICDIISGCIE, encoded by the coding sequence ATGATTCAGGTAACAAAACCTTTTTTCCCTCCTTTAGAAGAATATTCAGAATATCTTAAAGGCGCCTGGGACAGAGAGTGGATCACTAATAATGGACCTCTGGTGAATAGGCTGGAAGAAGAACTCATAAGCTATCTTGGAATTGATAACCTCCTTTTTACCGGAAATGGTACGATAGCTTTGCAGATTGCCATAAAAGCATTGGAATTAAAAGGGGAGATTATCACTACTCCATTTACGTATGTAGCTACGGCAAGCAGCATTTTTTGGGAAGGGTGCACTCCTGTTTTTGTAGACATAGACAATAGTACATTTAATATTGACTCTGACAAGATTGAAAGCGCGATTACTGATCAGACCTCTGCAATTTTGGCCACCCACGTATTCGGAAATCCCTGTGAAGTAGAAAGAATTGGTGAAATAGCGAGAAGAAATAACCTAAAAGTTATTTATGACGCTGCACATTGTTTTGGAACTACTTTTAAGGGTAAATCAATCTTTAATTGGGGTGATATATCAACTGCAAGCTTTCATGCTACCAAGATTTATCACACGGTTGAAGGTGGGGCAGTAATATCCTCGAATAGTAATTTGTTTCAGAGGATGAGATACATGAGAAACTTTGGACATGATGGTCCATACAAATTTAATGGGGTCGGAATAAACGGAAAAAACTCTGAACTACATGCAGCAATGGGGCTGACGAATTTAAAATATATCGATGAAATTCTTCATAAAAGAGAACAGCAATTTCTTTTTTATAAAGAATGTTTGGAGGGATTAGAGTTAGAGTTTCAAAAACCAGAGTCTGAAGCTGAAATTAATCACTCTTATTTTCCAATTGTATTAAGTAATGAAGAAGTAACCGGAAAACTAGAACTGGAATTAGCAGAAAATGAAATTTTTGCTCGCCGTTACTTCTATCCTTCTTTGAATACTCTCGATTATTTATCAGGAGAAGTACCCATTTCAGAAGATATAGCAGCAAGGATTTTATGTTTACCCCTTTACCACGATCTTAAAAATAGTGAGCAAGCTAAAATTTGTGATATCATATCTGGATGCATAGAATAA
- a CDS encoding PIG-L family deacetylase: protein MEKILILAPHTDDAELGCGGTMARFFEEGKKIYVAAFSTARASLPEGADPDMLKNEFLASMKTLGVPEEQLFIYDYKVRMLSYHRQEVLEEIVKLKQQINPDLVLVPSGSDLHQDHQVVYNEALRAFKEVSIWGYELPWNHVSFSTQAFVTLSQKHLDKKWEMMTTYESQFQKQRAYFTKEFMEGLARVRGVQIKEAYAEAFEVVRFKV from the coding sequence ATGGAAAAAATTCTAATTCTAGCCCCTCACACTGACGACGCCGAGTTAGGTTGTGGAGGCACCATGGCCAGGTTTTTCGAAGAAGGAAAGAAAATATATGTAGCTGCATTTTCTACAGCACGGGCGTCTCTTCCTGAGGGTGCTGATCCCGATATGCTAAAGAATGAATTTTTGGCGTCTATGAAAACCTTAGGGGTACCCGAAGAGCAGTTATTTATCTACGATTACAAAGTACGAATGCTTTCTTATCACAGGCAGGAGGTATTGGAAGAAATTGTAAAGCTGAAGCAGCAGATCAATCCTGATCTTGTACTGGTACCATCGGGGAGCGACTTACATCAGGATCATCAGGTAGTATATAATGAGGCGTTACGTGCTTTCAAAGAGGTAAGTATTTGGGGTTATGAACTTCCGTGGAACCATGTTTCTTTTTCCACTCAGGCCTTTGTGACGTTGTCTCAAAAGCATCTGGATAAGAAATGGGAAATGATGACGACATACGAATCTCAGTTCCAGAAACAGAGAGCTTATTTTACAAAAGAATTTATGGAAGGCCTTGCAAGGGTAAGAGGCGTGCAAATAAAAGAAGCTTATGCTGAGGCATTTGAAGTAGTACGATTCAAAGTATGA
- a CDS encoding sulfotransferase has protein sequence MHRIKTPLFILGNPRSGTSLLRLMLTEHKSMIIPPECGFIQWWFDKYQDWSDQLSDIHYERKVLQYVEDLKTSRKIETWDFDFELLTQFLNKKRPSTYSELCLLVIEAYAIQKNKMVRYLGDKNNYYLSYLELIGELFPNAKYISIIRDGRDVACSYLSMKKVHSNSDYKPKLASSIEEIAEEWSSNINRIKLFLDKIKVEDSIWVRYEDLITNTEEELSRITSFLDISFEKQMLDYYKSNNEPNELLAWKKKTQEKPDVKNIGKFRFELTPDEIIEFETIAGPMLKKFKYDMN, from the coding sequence ATGCATAGAATAAAGACTCCCTTATTCATTCTTGGGAATCCAAGATCAGGCACGTCTCTATTGAGGCTCATGCTTACTGAGCATAAATCCATGATTATACCCCCCGAATGTGGGTTTATTCAATGGTGGTTTGATAAGTATCAGGATTGGTCGGATCAGCTTTCAGACATACACTATGAAAGAAAGGTCTTACAATATGTAGAAGACTTAAAGACATCGAGGAAAATCGAAACCTGGGATTTTGATTTTGAGTTACTTACTCAGTTTCTCAATAAGAAAAGGCCATCTACTTATTCCGAGCTATGTTTATTAGTGATTGAAGCTTATGCTATTCAGAAGAATAAAATGGTTAGGTACTTAGGTGATAAGAACAACTACTATCTTAGTTACCTCGAGTTAATTGGAGAGCTATTTCCAAATGCAAAGTATATATCTATTATTCGAGATGGCAGAGATGTAGCTTGCTCATATCTCTCGATGAAGAAGGTACACTCTAATTCTGATTACAAACCCAAATTAGCGAGCTCAATTGAAGAAATTGCTGAAGAGTGGTCAAGCAATATAAATCGTATTAAGCTTTTTCTAGATAAGATTAAGGTGGAAGATTCGATCTGGGTTAGGTATGAAGATTTAATCACAAATACTGAAGAAGAGTTATCAAGAATTACTTCTTTCCTTGACATTTCTTTTGAAAAACAAATGCTGGACTACTATAAAAGCAATAATGAGCCAAATGAGCTGCTGGCATGGAAGAAAAAAACACAGGAAAAACCTGATGTTAAGAATATTGGGAAATTCAGATTTGAGCTCACACCCGATGAGATTATCGAATTTGAAACTATTGCAGGCCCTATGCTAAAAAAATTTAAATACGATATGAACTAA
- a CDS encoding UDP-3-O-(3-hydroxymyristoyl)glucosamine N-acyltransferase: MNKWTPKFLMENSPAEFIFQGSENFDFLDNVRSIDNANERSLVWCSPNREDKQKLVEQTEARVIICDESIELTSDLLERKGFFIVKNPKLAFSRLLRAIIPSNFKPGIHESSTIHPEAVISKTAHIGPNSYIGKCVIGDDTVLHGNNYVYNGTKIGNHVLIEAGAILGAEGFGMAKTEHGTWERMPHLGGLEIADWVEVGAATTIDRGTLENTVIKEGTKISKSVHISHNVQIGTNCLITGCVSIAGSTTIGNDVWISPNATILNKINIGNNVFISLGATVTQDIKDNFQALGRKILPKS, from the coding sequence ATGAATAAGTGGACTCCAAAATTTTTGATGGAGAACTCTCCAGCAGAATTCATTTTTCAGGGAAGTGAGAATTTCGATTTCCTCGATAATGTGAGGAGTATTGATAATGCTAATGAACGGTCTTTAGTTTGGTGCAGTCCCAATCGAGAGGACAAACAAAAACTGGTAGAACAAACTGAAGCAAGGGTAATTATTTGTGACGAGTCCATTGAATTAACCAGTGATCTTTTAGAGCGAAAAGGGTTTTTCATTGTCAAAAATCCCAAGCTTGCTTTTTCAAGATTGCTTAGAGCCATTATCCCGTCAAATTTTAAACCCGGAATTCATGAATCCTCAACTATTCACCCCGAAGCAGTTATTTCTAAAACAGCCCACATAGGTCCTAATAGTTATATCGGCAAATGTGTGATAGGGGATGATACCGTACTTCATGGCAATAATTATGTATATAATGGAACCAAAATTGGTAACCATGTTCTCATCGAGGCAGGAGCAATATTAGGGGCAGAAGGATTTGGAATGGCCAAAACCGAACATGGAACCTGGGAACGTATGCCGCACCTGGGCGGATTAGAAATAGCTGATTGGGTTGAGGTGGGAGCAGCAACTACTATTGATAGAGGTACACTGGAAAACACCGTAATAAAGGAAGGAACTAAGATATCAAAGTCAGTTCATATTTCTCATAATGTTCAAATTGGTACAAATTGCCTTATAACAGGTTGTGTTTCAATTGCGGGTTCAACAACTATTGGCAATGATGTTTGGATAAGTCCTAACGCCACTATACTGAACAAGATCAATATTGGGAATAATGTGTTTATCTCATTGGGCGCAACAGTTACCCAGGATATTAAAGACAACTTTCAGGCACTAGGAAGAAAGATTCTTCCTAAGAGTTAA
- a CDS encoding histidine--tRNA ligase produces MAKTTYSTHHGMFDILPDETPTWRALEQIIHEEAAKFNFEEIRTPILEQTELIKRGVGQLTDIVTKEIFAFTKGDSNYVLRPELTAPVVRSFVQHHLAQRGGTQKLYYIGPMFRAERPQKGRQRQFHQFGVEIIGTDNPVADVECMAFMMRIYQRIGIKNFSLKINSVGDPESRDAYKTVLRDYLKPHFDTLSELSQQRFEKNPMRILDSKEPEDQEFIKNAPIISDHLNEESKLHFEQVCEYLTALDIEYTIDPLLVRGMDYYTRTAFELTSPDLGSQDALAGGGRYDLLVEEIGGQPTPAVGFAAGMERLLIACEELGIGLVEEKAIDVYIITLGDTARNWAIKTLSKFREVGVSATMDYQGRSMRAQMKDANRENAMHTLIVGDNELEQGLFTFRNMKESSEESLSLDQILSFLSS; encoded by the coding sequence ATGGCTAAAACTACCTACTCTACCCATCATGGAATGTTCGACATTCTCCCTGATGAAACACCAACCTGGAGAGCTCTCGAGCAGATTATCCATGAAGAAGCAGCTAAATTCAATTTCGAAGAGATTAGAACTCCCATTCTTGAACAAACAGAATTGATTAAGCGTGGAGTCGGTCAATTAACAGATATAGTAACTAAAGAGATTTTCGCATTTACAAAAGGAGATAGCAATTACGTACTCCGGCCTGAGCTTACCGCTCCTGTAGTACGTTCATTCGTACAACATCACCTGGCACAACGAGGAGGGACTCAAAAACTCTATTACATCGGACCCATGTTTAGAGCTGAACGACCACAAAAAGGCAGGCAGCGTCAGTTCCATCAATTTGGTGTAGAAATTATTGGAACTGATAACCCGGTGGCCGACGTAGAATGCATGGCATTTATGATGCGTATTTATCAGCGTATTGGAATCAAAAATTTCAGTTTGAAGATTAATTCTGTTGGAGATCCGGAAAGCAGAGATGCTTATAAAACGGTACTCCGAGATTACCTAAAACCACACTTCGATACATTAAGCGAGCTTTCGCAACAACGATTTGAGAAAAATCCGATGCGTATCCTGGATTCGAAAGAGCCAGAAGACCAAGAGTTTATAAAGAATGCCCCGATAATTAGTGATCACCTAAATGAAGAATCTAAACTTCATTTCGAACAAGTGTGTGAATACCTTACGGCGCTGGATATTGAGTATACCATAGACCCACTACTGGTTCGTGGTATGGATTATTATACCCGTACTGCTTTTGAGCTAACAAGCCCGGACCTTGGTTCACAGGATGCACTGGCTGGTGGTGGTCGCTATGATTTATTGGTTGAAGAAATTGGAGGGCAACCCACTCCAGCAGTAGGATTCGCGGCAGGAATGGAAAGATTACTCATTGCCTGTGAAGAACTGGGAATTGGCCTTGTTGAAGAGAAAGCCATTGATGTTTATATCATTACCCTTGGCGATACCGCCAGAAACTGGGCTATAAAAACTCTTTCCAAGTTTAGAGAAGTCGGCGTTTCTGCTACAATGGATTACCAGGGCCGGTCAATGCGTGCACAAATGAAAGATGCCAACAGAGAAAACGCCATGCATACATTGATTGTAGGAGACAATGAGCTGGAACAAGGATTATTTACTTTTAGAAATATGAAGGAAAGCAGCGAAGAATCTCTTTCATTAGATCAAATCCTCTCTTTCTTATCGAGCTAA
- a CDS encoding glycosyltransferase, translated as MAKKDKILVVIPYKSSFIMNDIKIISSQYDIILNSYNWKNKFYVPFFLVLQFLAMFKYLRRARLILIEFGGYWALVPSILGKVFNIPVLIVLHGTDCASMPHIQYGNLRKKVLRLACKVSYNLATALLPVSDSLIYTKNDYNTEDIYQGVRHHFPNTKTPFEVIHNGLDTEFWKPIGNVIREDNRFIAVFSQAQFILKGGDLIMALAEKFPDRNFYIAGIDAPQNLSNTSKNVHFLGKLSKEELREEFEKSTFHLQLSMYEGFGLALCEAMLCECIPIGSSVNIIPEIIGDTGFILQKKDMAQLADVIEKADAVENKVELGQKARKHIMDNFSLKKKEELLLNTINSFVN; from the coding sequence ATGGCGAAAAAGGACAAAATATTAGTAGTAATTCCCTATAAAAGTTCATTTATAATGAATGATATTAAAATTATATCTAGTCAATATGATATTATATTGAACTCATATAATTGGAAAAATAAATTCTATGTTCCTTTTTTTTTAGTCTTACAGTTCTTGGCAATGTTCAAATATTTAAGAAGAGCCAGGCTAATACTGATAGAGTTTGGTGGTTATTGGGCATTAGTTCCTTCCATCCTTGGGAAGGTTTTTAATATTCCAGTATTGATTGTACTGCATGGAACAGATTGTGCAAGCATGCCGCATATTCAATATGGAAACCTAAGAAAGAAAGTACTCAGATTAGCATGTAAGGTATCTTATAATTTAGCCACTGCCCTTTTGCCGGTAAGTGATTCTCTTATCTACACTAAAAACGATTATAATACAGAAGACATATACCAAGGGGTAAGGCACCATTTCCCAAATACTAAGACTCCTTTTGAGGTTATTCATAACGGTTTAGATACCGAATTCTGGAAGCCTATCGGGAATGTAATCAGAGAGGATAATCGTTTTATTGCTGTATTCAGTCAGGCTCAATTCATTTTAAAAGGTGGAGACTTAATCATGGCTTTGGCTGAAAAATTTCCCGATCGAAATTTTTATATAGCTGGAATTGATGCACCACAGAATTTAAGTAATACCTCAAAAAATGTTCATTTTTTGGGAAAGTTATCAAAGGAAGAACTAAGAGAAGAATTTGAAAAGTCTACATTTCATCTTCAATTATCAATGTATGAAGGATTTGGATTAGCCCTTTGCGAAGCTATGCTTTGTGAATGTATTCCAATAGGTTCATCAGTAAATATCATTCCTGAAATTATTGGAGATACAGGATTTATTTTACAAAAAAAGGATATGGCTCAATTAGCCGATGTCATAGAAAAGGCTGATGCAGTAGAGAATAAAGTTGAACTTGGTCAAAAAGCAAGAAAGCATATAATGGACAATTTTAGCTTGAAGAAAAAAGAAGAACTACTGCTAAATACTATCAATTCATTCGTGAATTGA
- a CDS encoding glycosyltransferase has product MIELSEEEIISNWYSDSIKVSICCITYNQEEYISNTLDGFLSQKTSFAFEILINDDASTDRNQEIIKSYEEKYPRLIKPIYQKENQRSKIGPVINVEFNYLRAAGDYIALCEGDDYWKDPNKLQKQYDFMEANQDCSVCFTAALYRNDAKPSKSFIKKPVNYEETKKYSLTESIYKAGDFMPTPTVFFRTKYAHQLPKWFYDSPVGDMPLSLFLGTVGKYGYLDFVGSVYRVNASSSWSSTMKFEKRRKVVQGLLKLLDEFNKYTEFEYQREVGKEKKRVIFNDRKSIVKRAISTSFIGKLIKKVIGDNNYHDKN; this is encoded by the coding sequence GTGATTGAACTCTCAGAAGAAGAAATAATATCAAATTGGTATTCCGATAGTATTAAGGTGAGCATTTGTTGCATTACCTATAATCAGGAGGAATATATATCTAACACATTAGATGGTTTTCTTAGCCAGAAGACAAGTTTTGCTTTTGAAATCCTTATCAATGATGATGCATCAACAGATAGAAACCAGGAGATCATAAAAAGCTACGAAGAAAAATATCCGAGACTTATAAAGCCGATATATCAAAAAGAAAACCAAAGAAGTAAGATAGGGCCGGTCATAAATGTGGAATTTAATTATCTAAGAGCTGCTGGTGACTATATAGCCCTGTGTGAGGGAGATGATTATTGGAAAGATCCCAATAAGCTTCAAAAGCAATATGATTTTATGGAAGCCAATCAGGATTGTTCTGTTTGCTTTACTGCTGCTTTATACAGAAATGATGCAAAGCCATCCAAAAGTTTTATAAAGAAACCTGTTAACTACGAAGAGACAAAGAAATATAGCCTCACAGAGAGTATTTATAAGGCAGGAGATTTTATGCCTACTCCTACTGTTTTTTTTCGAACAAAATATGCTCATCAATTACCCAAATGGTTTTATGATTCACCAGTAGGTGATATGCCACTTTCACTTTTTCTCGGTACGGTAGGCAAATACGGATATTTAGATTTCGTGGGATCTGTTTATAGAGTTAATGCCTCTTCGTCATGGAGTTCGACCATGAAATTTGAAAAAAGGCGCAAAGTTGTACAAGGTCTTTTAAAGCTGTTGGATGAGTTTAATAAATACACTGAATTTGAGTATCAGAGAGAAGTAGGAAAAGAAAAAAAGAGAGTAATATTTAACGATAGAAAGTCTATTGTCAAAAGAGCTATATCCACTAGCTTTATAGGAAAATTGATTAAAAAAGTGATTGGGGACAATAATTATCATGATAAGAATTGA